Within Winogradskyella helgolandensis, the genomic segment AACCCTAGAGCTTTGTAATACGCTTTCTTTTCATCAATAAGTTTCAATAATTCATCTTGAAGATTTTTATAGACCTCTTGAATATTGTCTATATAATAATCAACCTTTACCAGATTATAAATTTCACTTTGAGCACAAGCTGATAAAATGGCTTCAAATTGACTGGTTTTTGTAAATTGGATATGAATGTTTTGTTGTAATTCAAATCCCTTAGGAACTTCAGTATAGGTTTTGCTGAATAGTTTCTTTGTAACTTCAACTTCATAGATAGGAATAAAAGAAATCACATCAATCGCCATATTTTTTTGAGAGATGCCAATAGCGTTTAAACGCTGTTTAATACTGTCTATACGTGCTGTCATTAATTGACTAGTCATCTCTGCAGACGATCCCATTTGAGAGACATTGAATATTGCTGTGTAAGTCGTAGCGCTTGCATTTTGAAGCGCTTTTACATCTACCGTTAATACATTACTGGGATGGAGTGTTTGATGAATTTGCTGCTGAACTGTTGGATTATAGATTTGTGCATTTCCAGAGCTTAAAATATTCTGTCTAGAAATATCTTGGGTGATTTCATTATAATTTCCTCGGTGTTGAGCTATTATAGATGAACAGCTTATTAAGAATAGCAGTAATGTTAGATTAATTGATTTCATTTTCATAATTGTTTTTTGATTTATGGCGTAAAGCTCTGTTATAAAAACAGGGATTAAAATCGACAATGAGTAAAGTGCTGCTTCGGCTGAGTGAAGTCCACTATAAATTTAGTAGAAGTGCCTTTTTTGGCATGAAAAGACGTCAAATTTAGAATACCTCATTTTTTGAAACCAAATAAAGTATGTAGTTTAGTCCAACTAATTAAAAGTGAAGTGAGAATTCCTAAACCATATTATATACTACTAATATTTTTTCTTATAGGTCTTGTAACCTTTGGGCAGAATAGGGAGGTGAAGCGAGCAGATGAAAAACCTGTATTTACCATTAGAGGTTCTGTGTATGAAAAAGAAACCCATAAACCTTATAAGAATGTTGAGATTTTAATAAATGGTGGAAGCTATGTAACCACAAGTTTTGATGGAACGTTTGATATAAAGGCTAAAATTGGTGATGAACTTATTGTAAAACATCCCGATTTTGAGACAATTTACTACACTATAGAATCTAATGAACGAATTAGTATTGAGGTTGTTGACGCTAAACAATCTAAATTTCGTGGTAGAAGTAAAGGAGATTTTGAGCGTTTTAACCAGATGATTGATTCGGCAGATGCTTATCTGAAAAAGGATGCCGAAAAAAGTATCAAGTTTATTGGAGATGCTTTAAATGTCAATGTAACGGTAACACAAAGTGCTGAAGCCCAGGAATTATTAGGAGATATATATATGTTTTGGAAACAGTTCGATTTGGCGATTTCAGCGTATAGAATCAGCCTTCAAAATACAGAAACAGCATCTGCAAAATTGAAGTTAGCCAAAGCGTACCTTAACAACGGAAATTTTGAAACTAGTCTTAGTACTTTCAACCAGATTGATGAAAAGACTTTATCTAATTATCAAAAAACAATATGGTTTGAAGGTATTGGAGATGCTCATTTAAAAACGAAAGACTTTACTAAAGCTATTCAAGCTTATGAAGACGGGTTGAAGGTTGCAAAGCAACATCTCATAGCGCCTAAGGTTACGGACTTAAATTCTAAAATAGCACAGGTTTATAGTAAGCAAGGGCAAACCGTTAAGGCTAAAAGTTACTTTACCAATTCATTGAGTTTAGCGAAGCAAGAAAATAAAAAACGTGCTGTTGAAGAACAAGTGAAAGTTGCTGAGTTTAATAGTGAAAATGCCGAATATGAAAGTGAAATTGAATTAAGAAAACTGGCCATTGAAGGGATTAAAGATATTGAAACCGATTCTGTAATTAGTAATGATAGCCCAATTACATCCCAAAAGCAAAACTATAAAATTGGTAATGCCTATTTATTAAGTAATGATTTAACCAATGCCATTCCGTACTTAGAGAAAAGTATGGAAGAAGCAGGAGAACGAGGTGATTTAGATGTAAAATTAGATGCCACACGGAAGCTTTCTGAAGTTAATGCGCGGTTAGGGAATACAGAAAAAACAATCGCTTATAATGAAGAATATAAGGATGTTGTAGATGAATTATACGCTAGGAAAAGACAAGAAATTTCTCAAGCGGCACGTTTTAGTCGCAATATTGCAGAGCAGCAAAATAGAATAACTACTTTAGAGAGTGATCGCGCTTTATCTAAAAGTACTTATGAATTAACCCAAGAACGTAATAAAAGTCAACAACTTATTATTTATTCTTTAATAGGTGGTTTAATCCTATTGCTAATTACGGGTTTTTTAATGTTTAAATACATCAAACAACAACGATTGGCGAATAATTTATTAGCCTTAAAATCGTTGCGAAGCCAAATGAATCCGCATTTTATTTTTAACGCGTTGAATTCTGTGAACACATTTATCGCGACAAACGATGAGCGAACTGCTAACAAATATTTGTCAGATTTTTCACAATTGATGCGTGCTGTATTAGAAAATAGTGAGGAAGATTTCATTCCACTAAAAAAGGAAATTGAATTATTGAATTTGTATACCAAGCTCGAACATTTTAGATTTCAAGATAAGTTTGATTATACTATAGATGTGGATGAGGCTGTAGATGTTGAAGAATTCCAGATTCCTCCAATGTTATTACAGCCGTATATCGAAAATGCAGTATGGCATGGCTTGCGTTACAAAAGAGATAAAGGGCATTTAAATATTACAATTCAACCCAAATCTAAAGATGAAATAACAATTACAATTTCTGATGATGGCATTGGTAGAAGTCGCTCTAAAGCATTAAAAACGGATCATCAGAAAAAACAAAATTCAAAAGGCATGAACAACATTAAAAAACGGGTTGCCATTTTGAATGAGATGTATAAAGATAAAGTTGATGTTACGATTAATGATTTTCAGGACTTGGAAGATGCAGGAACAAAAGTAGTCGTCACACTTAAAAAAGACTAAATAAAGTTTGAGGCCTGAAGTTGGAAGTTGAAAGTAACTTCGAGCTTCGAGCTTCTCACTTCAAACTATAGACTATGAAACTAAACGCCATAATAGTAGAAGACGAAGAAAACAGCAGACTAATTCTAAGAAATTATCTGACTAAATATTGTCCAAATATTTCAATTTTAGGAGAAGCTGCTAATGTTGAAGAAGCCTTAGTTTTAATTAGAAACAATGATTTAGACGTGGTTTTTTTAGATGTAGAAATGCCTTATGGTAATGCCTTCGATTTATTAGATAAGGTTGGTGATATTAATTTTGAAACCATATTTGTGACGGCATACAATCACTATGCGATTGACGCACTAAATGCACATGCCTCTTATTATTTAATGAAACCAATTTCTATTGATGAATTGATTAAGGCTGTTGATTATGTTACTGAAATTAGAACCAAAGAAGATGCGCTTCAAAATCAAATTTTAGTACCAAAGACCAATTCGGTGAATGGTAAAATAACACTTCCACAACAAGATGGTTTTGAAGTTATAGAAACAGCAGACATTATGTATTGTAAGGCTGATGACAACTACACCGAAATATATCTGCATAACAATAAAAAGAAACTCGTTAGTAAAACTTTAAAATATATAGAAGAAAGCCTAAAAGATGCCAATTTTGCTAGAGTTCACAAGAGCTATTTAGTTAATGTGAATGAAATCGTAAAATACGTAAAAGGTAAAGGAGGTAGTGTGATTTTAAGTAACGGAAAAGAGATTCTGGTTTCGGCTTCTAAAAAATCTGATTTATTGTCATATTTCAAGTAATCTAATTAAATTTAATCTCTTCGGTTAAATTTAGGCTGAAATTTTCTAGGGCTTTCAGTAACAAGCTTTTTTCTAAATAGAAAATAAAAGAGACAACCGATTACTGGAAAGAATAAAATAGCCAGAAACCATACGGTACTCATATAAGGGGTTTTAAATCGAGATCGGGTGATATCAAAAATTGCCCAAAACCATAATACAATAGCAACAATTATAAAGCCGATAATTAAAGATGATTCCATGACGCTGTGTTTAGAAAATTAACCAAGAAATTTAAATACTCAATTCTACAACCAACCCTTCGTTAGATCTTACATTAAAAACGGTGTCATCTTCAAAAATTAAATACTGTCCTTTAATGCCAACTAGTTTTCCTGAATAATGAGGTGTTTTACTTAAATTTAGACTTTTTAGCTTTTCAGGATAATGCTCTACAGGGAACTTAATATGTGTTTCTGTGTTGTCTTCAATAAAATATGGTAAGGCTTCCTCAGGAATGTAGGCTTTTAATTTTTGTTTCCATTCTAATAAATCTTCATCTTTTATATCATTCTTCAACATCGTTCGCCAATTGGTTTTGTCGGCAACATGATCTTTTAAAGCGACCTCAGTAATGCCTGCTAAATAACGGTTAGGAACTTCAACAATTTCAACCGCTTCATGAGCACCTTGGTCTATCCAACGCGTTGGTACTTGACTCTTTCTAGTCACACCAACTTTTACATTACTAGAATTGGCTAGATACACAATATGCGGTTGTAGTTGCACTTTTGTTTCATAATCTAAATCTCTATCTTCTTTCCCTAAATGTGCTGTGCTCAATTCTGGTCGCATTATCCAATCACCAGCAAAAGGTTTGTCAAAAAAACACGTTTTACAAAAGCCTTGTCTGTAAATCGGACGATCTAATCCGCAGCTTAGACATTGGTGTCCAACCAATTTTATATCAATAGTTTTATTTAATAACTGATTGACATGAATGAAGTCATTTTCAAAGACTAAATAGTATTGAATAGGTTCTAAAAATTCGGTTTGCATTTTAGTGAGGACTCCTGTATAAACCATGAAAGAAATTTAGTATTTTTAGCATTAATTAATAGCGTAAAGATAGCCAATCCATGCCAATTCCTATTGTAAATTCCATTGCGTCTTGGTTTTTGAAAAAACGATTCCATCAAATAGAGTTGTTTTTAAAATACCCAAACGAAGTCCAGAACGAATTACTATTTAGTTTATTAAAACTTGCTAAAGACACTGAGATTGGTAAACAATATGACTTTGATTCTATTAAGTCTTATAGAGAGTTTAATGAGCGAATTCCTGTGGTAAATTATGAGGAATTTCAACCATTAATTGAACGTTCTCGTAATGGTGAACAGAATATTTTTTGGCCTCGACCTATAAAATGGTTTGCTAAATCTAGCGGAACTACTAATGCGAAAAGTAAGTTTATTCCTGTTAGTTTTGAATCTTTAGAAGATTGCCATTATGCGGCGAGTAAGGATTTGTTGTGTATGTATTTAAACAATAATGAAGACGCACAATTGTTTACAGGTAAAAGTTTACGATTAGGTGGTAGTAAAGAACTGTACAAAGAAAATGGAACTGTATTTGGTGATTTAAGTGCTATTTTAATCGATAATATGCCATTTTGGGCAGAATTTAGTAGTACACCTAGTAATCGTGTGTCTCTGATGAGCGATTGGGAGACGAAGATGCAGGCTATAGTAGAAGAGACTATAGAGGAGAATGTAACAAGTCTTGCAGGTGTTCCTTCTTGGATGTTAGTGTTACTCAATAATGTTTTAGAAAAAACGGATAAAGACAGTCTTTTTGATATTTGGCCAAACCTAGAAGTTTATTTTCATGGTGGAGTAAATTTCAATCCGTATGTAGAACAGTATAAAGCTATTTTACCATCGGATAAGTTTAGATATTACGAGATTTATAATGCATCTGAAGGCTTTTTTGCTATTCAAGATCAAAATAATTCTAGTGATTTATTGTTGATGTTAGATTACGGGATTTTTTATGAATTCATTCCTATGACTTCCTATGGCACTGAAGAGCAAAAAGTGATTCCGTTAGGTGACGTTAAATTGAATACTAACTACGCGGTAATTATTACAACCAATGCTGGTTTGTGGCGCTATAAAATTGGAGATACAATCCGTTTTGTAAGTTTAAGTCCACATAGAGTTAAGGTGACCGGTAGAACCAAGCATCATATAAATGCTTTTGGTGAAGAATTAATTATAGAAAATGCTGAAGAGGCTTTTAAAAATGTATGCAAACGTACAGCTTCTGAGATTGTTGATTATACAGCAGCTCCTATTTTTATGGAAGGTAAAGAAAAAGGAGCTCATGAGTGGATTATTGAATTTAAAACACCACCAGTTAATATGTCTCATTTTGAAGAGCTGTTTGATGATTCCTTAAAGTCTTTAAATTCCGATTATGAAGCCAAGCGTTTGAATAATATGACGCTTAATAAACCAAAGATTCACAGCGCAAGGCCTAACTTGTTTTACGATTGGTTAAAAGAGAATGATAAACTTGGAGGACAACATAAAGTACCACGCTTATCTAATAGTCGGACTTATCTGGACGCGTTATTGCAACTTAATCAGTTATAAAAGTGTTTTGTTTTTTTGTCTAAACGATTGCGATTAGACAGTTGCAAACGCTATTTGGTTCAGATTTAGTTTCCATTTAAACGCCATACACTTTATCGCTAATAATAACATTTACGGACACTATATCGTCAATCCCATAGATTTTAACCAATAAAAAAATCAAATTGGACTTGCTTTAATTTATGCCTATATATTAGCAGTAAATAAATGTGCTATCATTATTTAAATTCCCTCAACTATATATAAAGTATTGCGTGCAATATTTAATTAATCAATCCCTAACTAAAACTAAAAACCACAATTTCTAATATTGAAATTGTGGTTTTTTAATGATGTAAAACTAAGGTTATGAAACGGCCTTCAATTTTTTAATTGTCGATTTATTCAATCGATCTTCAGCATATGTTTTTGTAATATTTAATTTTGTTTCATCAGAACCAGGTAATTCAAACATGGCTTCAGTTAAGATTTCTTCGCAAAGTGACCTTAAACCACGAGCGCCAAGTTTGTACTCAATAGCTTTTTCTACAATATAATCTAAAGCACCATCTGTAATAGAGAATTCCACATCGTCCATTTCAAACAACTTTTT encodes:
- a CDS encoding GH3 auxin-responsive promoter family protein — encoded protein: MPIPIVNSIASWFLKKRFHQIELFLKYPNEVQNELLFSLLKLAKDTEIGKQYDFDSIKSYREFNERIPVVNYEEFQPLIERSRNGEQNIFWPRPIKWFAKSSGTTNAKSKFIPVSFESLEDCHYAASKDLLCMYLNNNEDAQLFTGKSLRLGGSKELYKENGTVFGDLSAILIDNMPFWAEFSSTPSNRVSLMSDWETKMQAIVEETIEENVTSLAGVPSWMLVLLNNVLEKTDKDSLFDIWPNLEVYFHGGVNFNPYVEQYKAILPSDKFRYYEIYNASEGFFAIQDQNNSSDLLLMLDYGIFYEFIPMTSYGTEEQKVIPLGDVKLNTNYAVIITTNAGLWRYKIGDTIRFVSLSPHRVKVTGRTKHHINAFGEELIIENAEEAFKNVCKRTASEIVDYTAAPIFMEGKEKGAHEWIIEFKTPPVNMSHFEELFDDSLKSLNSDYEAKRLNNMTLNKPKIHSARPNLFYDWLKENDKLGGQHKVPRLSNSRTYLDALLQLNQL
- a CDS encoding tetratricopeptide repeat-containing sensor histidine kinase, encoding MKPNKVCSLVQLIKSEVRIPKPYYILLIFFLIGLVTFGQNREVKRADEKPVFTIRGSVYEKETHKPYKNVEILINGGSYVTTSFDGTFDIKAKIGDELIVKHPDFETIYYTIESNERISIEVVDAKQSKFRGRSKGDFERFNQMIDSADAYLKKDAEKSIKFIGDALNVNVTVTQSAEAQELLGDIYMFWKQFDLAISAYRISLQNTETASAKLKLAKAYLNNGNFETSLSTFNQIDEKTLSNYQKTIWFEGIGDAHLKTKDFTKAIQAYEDGLKVAKQHLIAPKVTDLNSKIAQVYSKQGQTVKAKSYFTNSLSLAKQENKKRAVEEQVKVAEFNSENAEYESEIELRKLAIEGIKDIETDSVISNDSPITSQKQNYKIGNAYLLSNDLTNAIPYLEKSMEEAGERGDLDVKLDATRKLSEVNARLGNTEKTIAYNEEYKDVVDELYARKRQEISQAARFSRNIAEQQNRITTLESDRALSKSTYELTQERNKSQQLIIYSLIGGLILLLITGFLMFKYIKQQRLANNLLALKSLRSQMNPHFIFNALNSVNTFIATNDERTANKYLSDFSQLMRAVLENSEEDFIPLKKEIELLNLYTKLEHFRFQDKFDYTIDVDEAVDVEEFQIPPMLLQPYIENAVWHGLRYKRDKGHLNITIQPKSKDEITITISDDGIGRSRSKALKTDHQKKQNSKGMNNIKKRVAILNEMYKDKVDVTINDFQDLEDAGTKVVVTLKKD
- a CDS encoding LytR/AlgR family response regulator transcription factor produces the protein MKLNAIIVEDEENSRLILRNYLTKYCPNISILGEAANVEEALVLIRNNDLDVVFLDVEMPYGNAFDLLDKVGDINFETIFVTAYNHYAIDALNAHASYYLMKPISIDELIKAVDYVTEIRTKEDALQNQILVPKTNSVNGKITLPQQDGFEVIETADIMYCKADDNYTEIYLHNNKKKLVSKTLKYIEESLKDANFARVHKSYLVNVNEIVKYVKGKGGSVILSNGKEILVSASKKSDLLSYFK
- a CDS encoding DUF2797 domain-containing protein, producing the protein MVYTGVLTKMQTEFLEPIQYYLVFENDFIHVNQLLNKTIDIKLVGHQCLSCGLDRPIYRQGFCKTCFFDKPFAGDWIMRPELSTAHLGKEDRDLDYETKVQLQPHIVYLANSSNVKVGVTRKSQVPTRWIDQGAHEAVEIVEVPNRYLAGITEVALKDHVADKTNWRTMLKNDIKDEDLLEWKQKLKAYIPEEALPYFIEDNTETHIKFPVEHYPEKLKSLNLSKTPHYSGKLVGIKGQYLIFEDDTVFNVRSNEGLVVELSI
- a CDS encoding PLDc N-terminal domain-containing protein, which encodes MESSLIIGFIIVAIVLWFWAIFDITRSRFKTPYMSTVWFLAILFFPVIGCLFYFLFRKKLVTESPRKFQPKFNRRD
- a CDS encoding SIMPL domain-containing protein; translated protein: MKSINLTLLLFLISCSSIIAQHRGNYNEITQDISRQNILSSGNAQIYNPTVQQQIHQTLHPSNVLTVDVKALQNASATTYTAIFNVSQMGSSAEMTSQLMTARIDSIKQRLNAIGISQKNMAIDVISFIPIYEVEVTKKLFSKTYTEVPKGFELQQNIHIQFTKTSQFEAILSACAQSEIYNLVKVDYYIDNIQEVYKNLQDELLKLIDEKKAYYKALGFDMSTYDVSIADDKYCYFPKDFYQSYQAYNSTSVEALDKNKGVTTVKKQTSYYYQPLTYENYDVVINPSILEPVVQIGMNIKLVFTPKPKEVKVAPVVETKIDHKYYVISPNGTIDVKELNTK